One window of Drosophila busckii strain San Diego stock center, stock number 13000-0081.31 chromosome 3L, ASM1175060v1, whole genome shotgun sequence genomic DNA carries:
- the LOC108600791 gene encoding major royal jelly protein 1 yields the protein MAALLLVLQLLSLLGATFAGYSSSLGESSSSSNSVATSKCDKNPLTELTFQLSGSNLHWPCDSTKNIYVQSGRYVPRNVIVTRAQLQRDSAFVALPRYKQGVPFTLGKVNLKKGECLAKIAPYPCWAIQEEGNCQALQSVVDIAVDQNGLLWVLDVGIVNTLEQPIRRCSPKIVAINTANNKVVKSIDLSDLVTSESRLQFIVVDYSKDNKPFVYVADAGARSILVYDITGNKSYRIVLPRATAPSNDVLYVALTAKPDGTSTLFFSYLSSSRLYSIKGEYLRVGQGAGSIIDVGPKPYGKQAVLLGADGGTSLFFRYKGENDIYLWDSETCFKASNLQEVQRGGDCRLSTQVLPGHKRFMWALESNFHDFISDRTGCNGASIVLHPVVRECDD from the exons atgGCCGccctgctgttggtgttgcagctgctgtcgctgctcgGTGCAACGTTCGCCGGTTACAGCTCCTCGCTGGGTGAATCGAGCAGTTCGAGCAACTCTGTGGCCACCAGCAAGTGTGATAAGAATCCCTTAACCGAGCTCACCTTTCAACTGAGTGGCAGCAATCTGCATTGGCCCTGCGACTCCACCAAGAACATTTATGTGCAGTCCGGTCGCTATGTGCCCCGGAATGTGATTGTGACGcgtgcgcagctgcagcgtgaTTCGGCGTTTGTGGCGCTGCCCAGATACAAGCAGGGTGTGCCATTCACGCTCGGTAAAGTGAATCTGAAAAAGGGCGAGTGCCTGGCCAAGATAGCGCCATATCCCTGCTGGGCGATACAGGAGGAGGGCAACTGTCAGGCGCTGCAGTCTGTGGTCGACATTGCCGTGGATCAAAAT gGCTTACTCTGGGTCTTGGATGTGGGCATTGTCAACACGCTGGAACAGCCCATACGTCGCTGTAGTCCCAAAATTGTGGCAATCAATACGGCCAACAACAAGGTGGTAAAGAGCATTGATCTCAGCGATTTGGTTACCTCCGAAAGTCGTCTGCAGTTCATTGTTGTTGACTACTCCAAAGATAACAAGCCATTTGT CTATGTGGCAGATGCAGGTGCTCGCAGCATTCTGGTGTACGACATAACAGGCAACAAATCATACCGCATTGTGTTGCCACGTGCCACGGCGCCCAGCAATGATGTGCTCTATGTCGCATTGACTGCCAAGCCGGACGGCACCTCGACACTCTTCTTCAGCTATCTGAGCTCCTCGCGCTTGTACTCCATTAAGGGCGAGTACTTGCGTGTGGGTCAGGGCGCCGGCTCCATTATCGATGTGGGACCCAAGCCCTATGGCAAGCAGGCTGTGCTGCTGGGTGCCGATGGCGGCACCTCGTTGTTCTTCCGCTATAAGGGCGAGAACGACATTTATTTGTGGGACTCGGAGACCTGTTTCAAGGCCTCCAATTTGCAGGAGGTGCAACGTGGCGGCGACTGCCGTCTCTCCACGCAGGTGCTGCCCGGACACAAGCGATTCATGTGGGCGCTCGAAAGCAATTTCCATGACTTTATATCGGATCGCACAGGCTGCAACGGCGCCTCCATTGTGCTGCATCCGGTTGTGCGCGAGTGCGATGATTaa
- the LOC108599260 gene encoding uncharacterized protein LOC108599260, whose protein sequence is MRCFKLLLTLLVGLVGCQANALVNRTHLGIDAAALVTNPCQEVKTAGFICVDCGTLGFCSNVNGQWQTVGMTDCKTERGFYCSDEGQGTIGCTWQPKCTVPVRGKFYCQQPGFFPDPYDCRSYHECDERHVDTPRQCTNGAGYSLATNTCVIPRHTDQCTEKQYECRAVGDTGAWPADNRFYYVCQKETVGGDDYYYPLMMKCREGYEFNGHSCVQSSRSLKSINCMDGELIAADDDSGFYICINNNLYYQTCGVGNRFDPVQLTCRPV, encoded by the coding sequence ATGAggtgctttaaattgttgctaacacTGCTGGTGGGTCTAGTTGGCTGTCAGGCCAATGCTCTAGTGAATAGGACTCACTTGGGAATagacgcagcagcgcttgTGACAAATCCTTGCCAGGAGGTGAAAACAGCAGGCTTTATCTGCGTGGATTGCGGCACGTTGGGCTTCTGCTCAAACGTTAATGGGCAATGGCAAACTGTGGGCATGACAGATTGCAAAACGGAACGCGGCTTTTACTGCAGTGATGAGGGTCAAGGAACTATTGGTTGCACCTGGCAGCCGAAGTGCACGGTGCCAGTGCGTGGCAAGTTCTATTGCCAGCAACCTGGTTTTTTCCCTGATCCCTACGACTGCCGTAGCTATCACGAGTGCGATGAGCGACATGTGGACACGCCGCGGCAGTGCACCAATGGTGCTGGCTACTCGCTGGCTACAAATACTTGTGTGATTCCACGACACACCGACCAGTGCACGGAGAAGCAATACGAATGTCGCGCTGTGGGCGATACAGGCGCCTGGCCGGCCGACAATCGGTTCTACTATGTGTGTCAGAAGGAGACCGTGGGCGGCGACGATTACTATTATCCGCTGATGATGAAGTGCCGCGAGGGCTATGAATTCAATGGCCATAGCTGTGTGCAGTCTTCCAGGTCGCTGAAAAGCATCAATTGCATGGATGGTGAGCTGATTGCAGCAGACGACGACAGCGGCTTCTATATCTGTATCAACAACAATCTGTATTATCAGACTTGTGGCGTCGGCAATCGTTTTGATCCCGTCCAGCTCACGTGTCGTCCTGTTTAG
- the LOC108599334 gene encoding uncharacterized protein LOC108599334: MSFNKLFICLLLLNVSNLIHSAILSRQLIEPRETHSCEGRKTAGPICESCDLLSTCLQHSNGWVNIPVESCDTAKGYYCNARLGTCSNATGPCHPFAVDVNFQCTSQGTFPDPYDCQKYHMCYFFETTLVAATVSCGNDKAFNARTGQCSLTVQSSVCTQPQYQCPHAGFVSAWPSNPNIFYVCKSTVNLNLNDSVIIYPSLHRCNDGEVFDNFGCRADSNVPMETTLRPSEDPNDDGYTVVPMRCEHVGLMADPQSCYKYYYCSGVNGGLRHMDCPVGTYYKSDVASCVLGTC; this comes from the exons ATGTCCTTTAataagctttttatttgcttg ttgctgctcaaCGTCAGCAATTTGATACACTCGGCCATTTTGTCCAGACAACTCATAGAGCCAAGAGAAACACACAGTTGTGAGGGACGCAAGACTGCAGGTCCTATTTGCGAGTCCTGCGATTTGTTGTCTACCTGTCTGCAGCACTCCAACGGCTGGGTCAACATACCCGTCGAGTCCTGCGATACTGCGAAAGGTTATTATTGCAATGCTCGCCTGGGCACATGCTCCAATGCCACTGGACCCTGCCATCCTTTTGCCGTCGACGTAAACTTCCAGTGCACCTCCCAGGGAACTTTTCCAGATCCCTATGATTGCCAGAAATACCACATGTGCTACTTCTTTGAAACCACATTGGTCGCCGCCACTGTGAGCTGTGGCAATGACAAGGCATTCAACGCACGCACCGGCCAGTGCTCCTTGACAGTGCAGAGCAGTGTCTGTACCCAACCGCAGTATCAGTGTCCACATGCTGGCTTTGTATCCGCCTGGCCCAGCAACCCCAACATATTCTACGTCTGCAAGTCCACAGTGAATCTAAATCTTAATGACTCTGTCATCATTTATCCGTCACTTCACCGCTGCAACGACGGCGAGGTCTTTGATAACTTTGGTTGTCGCGCAGATAGCAATGTGCCTATGGAGACTACACTAAGACCGTCGGAAGATCCTAACGATGATGGCTATACCGTCGTGCCAATGAGATGTGAGCACGTGGGTCTCATGGCGGATCCACAGAGCTGTTACAAGTATTACTATTGCTCTGGGGTAAATGGAGGGCTGCGCCACATGGACTGTCCAGTGGGCACTTACTACAAGTCAGATGTTGCCTCCTGTGTGCTTGGCACGTGTTAA
- the LOC108600634 gene encoding mitochondrial E3 ubiquitin protein ligase 1 encodes MDFLHESVALGVDLLILGLCVREYAKCKNNAKQLRAAPQYNIDSDLKSLVARQRDKKIPYAVIRGTVTPMGVPLRSSFVPSVSGVLQIVKLHEHRVMRAFAGFWAEQRKLIHESANEMPFELRNQEHGVEIVDAMTAAVLDVDIVYDNYEATSLSFFDHVFGFFTGVRQKGLQTTEQVLRDGSFLTAIGELEMDGQTLRMQPSKLGPLYLTTATKSTLIKRFEDAKSSMLFKIVVCSSISMVLVGLIMRKLYRKKKQEREEAKIRKRLESERRERRARNRPHTLSQDQLCVVCSTNPKEIILLPCGHVCLCEDCAQKIEVTCPVCRCKIESKAAAFIA; translated from the exons atgGATTTCTTACACGAATCTGTGGCGCTGGGCGTTGACCTGCTTATCCTAGGACTCTGTGTGCGTGAATATGCAAAGTGTAAGAACAACGCCAAACAATTGCGG GCGGCGCCACAGTACAACATCGATAGTGACCTCAAGTCCCTAGTGGCGCGTCAACGGGACAAAAAGATACCTTATGCTGTAATACGGGGCACTGTAACGCCGATGGGCGTGCCGCTCCGCAGCAGCTTCGTGCCCAGCGTAAGCGGCGTTCTGCAGATTGTAAAACTGCACGAGCATCGTGTAATGCGCGCTTTTGCTGGATTCTGGGCAGAACAGCGTAAACTGATTCACGAGAGTGCCAATGAGATGCCGTTCGAGCTACGGAATCAGGAGCATGGCGTGGAAATAGTTGATGCCATGACAGCGGCCGTGCTCGATGTGGACATAGTGTATGACAACTATGAGGCCACATCGCTGTCGTTCTTTGATCACGTGTTTGGCTTCTTTACGGGTGTGAGGCAAAAAGGACTACAGACGACGGAGCAAGTGCTACGCGATGGCAGTTTCCTGACTGCCATTGGCGAGCTAGAAATGGACGGCCAAACGCTGCGCATGCAGCCGTCGAAGTTAGGACCACTCTATCTCACCACCGCCACTAAGTCAACGCTAATCAAGCGCTTTGAAGATGCCAAATCATCAATGCT CTTTAAGATTGTAGTATGCAGCAGCATTTCCATGGTGTTGGTGGGTCTCATAATGCGCAAGCTGTACCGCAAAAAGAAGCAGGAGCGCGAAGAGGCCAAAATACGCAAGCGACTGGAATCAGAACGACGAGAGCGACGTGCACGTAATCGGCCGCATACACTAAGCCAGGATCAGCTCTGCGTGGTGTGCTCTACCAATCCCAAGGAA aTTATATTGTTGCCTTGTGGACATGTCTGTCTCTGTGAGGATTGCGCACAAAAAATCGAAGTAACCTGCCCCGTGTGCCGTTGCAAAATCGAATCTAAGGCGGCAGCATTTATAGCCTAA
- the LOC108600633 gene encoding FGGY carbohydrate kinase domain-containing protein — protein MSNETYFVGVDVGTGSARAALVAADGRVEQQAVQEIKTWTPEPHYYEQSTDDIWQAICKVVKQVIAGINKSQVKGIGFDATCSLVILGTDGAPLTVSKNGAVEQNVILWMDHRAEKETAKINESKHALLRYVGGQVSLEMEMPKLLWLKRHLPNTYNGIWRAFDLPDFLTWRATGVDTRSLCSVVCKWNYDAAAHNWNEDFLRAADLQELASKKFAAIGSDVQPPGKPVGKGLSPQAATELGLAVGTVVSTSLIDAHAGALGMLGCRADNNEDAVDDVQGKMALIAGTSTCHMSITRTACFAEGVWGPYQDAIIPGYFLNEGGQSIAGHLLDHVLKTHESYAALKEQLVEDKYIYLHLNKLLNQLAQERGLSNVSCLTQDVHVWPDLHGNRSPVADPTLRGILTGLDMTRGVQSLAIKYLAFTQALAYGTRHIIENLYQHKRAPFHTLLFCGGLAKNPLYVQCHADICNLPALIPDEQEMVLVGAAALGAAAAGYYKSLESASKAMGGTGQLLPPNPQTVELHNRKYKVFLKLLEHQRQYREIMQGA, from the exons ATGTCTAATGAGACTTACTTCGTGGGTGTGGATGTGGGTACTGGCAGTGCTCGAGCGGCACTAGTTGCAGCTGATGGTCGTGTGGAGCAGCAAGCGGTGCAAGAAATAAAGACTTGGACACCGGAGCCACACTACTACGAGCAGTCAACGGACGACATTTGGCAGGCGATATGCAAGGTGGTGAag CAAGTGATTGCCGGTATCAACAAGTCTCAAGTCAAGGGCATTGGCTTTGATGCCACCTGTTCACTGGTAATACTGGGGACAGATGGCGCTCCATTGACAGTAAGCAAGAATGGTGCAGTCGAGCAGAATGTCATACTGTGGATGGATCATCGTGCGGAAAAGGAAACGGCGAAGATTAATGAGAGCAAGCATGCCTTGTTGCGTTATGTGGGCGGTCAGGTGTCGCTGGAAATGGAGATGCCCAAGTTGCTATGGCTAAAGCGGCATCTGCCTAATACATATAATGGCATATGGCGCGCATTTGATCTGCCAGACTTTCTAACCTGGCGTGCAACGGGCGTGGACACCAGATCACTATGCTCCGTGGTCTGCAAGTGGAACTATGATGCAGCTGCACACAACTGGAACGAGGACTTTCTACGTGCTGCGGATCTGCAAGAGCTGGCAAGTAAAAAGTTCGCAGCCATTGGTAGCGATGTGCAGCCACCTGGCAAACCGGTGGGCAAAGGTCTAAGCCCACAAGCAGCTACCGAGCTAGGCCTGGCAGTGGGCACAGTGGTTAGCACATCGCTTATTGATGCGCATGCCGGTGCCTTGGGCATGTTGGGCTGCCGCGCCGACAACAATGAAGATGCTGTTGATGACGTGCAGGGCAAGATGGCGCTTATAGCGGGAACCTCCACCTGTCACATGAGCATAACGCGCACTGCTTGCTTTGCGGAGGGCGTGTGGGGTCCTTATCAGGATGCCATAATTCCTGGCTACTTTTTGAACGAAGGTGGTCAATCTATTGCTGGTCATCTGCTGGATCATGTGCTCAAGACTCATGAGAGCTATGCTGCGCTGAAAGAGCAACTGGTGGAGGACAA ATATATTTACctgcatttgaataaattgctCAATCAGTTGGCCCAAGAGCGTGGCCTTAGCAATGTCAGCTGCCTGACTCAGGATGTGCATGTCTGGCCGGACCTGCATGGCAATCGTTCACCTGTAGCTGATCCAACACTACGTGGCATA TTGACTGGTCTGGACATGACGCGCGGCGTGCAGTCGTTGGccattaaatatttggcatttaCCCAGGCGCTAGCT TATGGCACGCGTCATATTATCGAGAATCTCTATCAGCACAAGCGCGCACCATTCCATACGCTGCTCTTCTGCGGTGGCCTGGCCAAGAACCCGCTCTATGTACAGTGCCATGCcgatatttgcaatttgccagcACTTATACCTGATGAACAGGAAATGGTGCTAGTGGGTGCTGCAGCATTgggtgcagctgctgcaggatACTACAAGAGCTTGGAG AGTGCCTCGAAAGCTATGGGTGGCACTGGTCAGCTGCTGCCTCCAAATCCTCAGACTGTGGAGCTGCACAATCGCAAATACAAAGTGTTCCTCAAGCTCTTGGAGCATCAACGGCAGTACAGAGAGATTATGCAAGGAGCTTAG
- the LOC108600631 gene encoding uncharacterized protein LOC108600631 yields the protein MVRIKNRYIAVQIVPHTPVKTLRLNDHTVAKCLLKYVEKYYGVYALGILEHGFRVKYCNDRTKIAIIRCLHRGQRYLSSILPLITLIGDVRAKFRTLYVGATVIQCNKFIINHQRQFLDRMMGQTASAKERQDLFKRVMELDVDR from the exons ATGGTGCGCATTAAAAATCG TTACATAGCCGTGCAAATAGTGCCACATACGCCCGTGAAAACGCTGCGTCTCAACGACCACACAGTAGCCAAGTGTCTGCTGAAATATGTTGAGAAATATTATGGAGTGTATGCTCTGGGCATCTTGGAGCACGGCTTTCGTGTGAAATACTGCAATGATCGCACCAAAATAGCCATTATACGTTGCTTGCATCGTGGACAACGCTATTTATCAAGCATATTGCCACTCATCACACTG ATAGGTGATGTGCGTGCAAAATTCCGCACTCTGTATGTGGGAGCCACCGTCAtacaatgcaataaatttattattaaccaCCAGCGGCAGTTTTTGGATCGCATGATGGGCCAAACGGCATCAGCGAAGGAGCGTCAAGACCTCTTTAAGCGCGTAATGGAGCTTGATGTAGACAGAtag
- the LOC108600630 gene encoding adenosine 3'-phospho 5'-phosphosulfate transporter 2, whose protein sequence is MGADSQAGSGNSIISINNDTHSTTTTATTQRKPSSAVKAQNAELHILCFDLSNYNKTTQFLLSCTGVFVLYIIYGYLQELIFTVEGFKPYGWFLTLVQFAYYIIFGMVERRLEAYRTMGAGGAIWTVQPAPRCIPIRTYFVLAALTLGTMGLSNSSLGYLNYPTQVIFKCCKLIPVLVGSIIIQGKRYGPLDFAAALSMCIGLAWFTLADSQMTPNFNSLGVAMISGALLCDAAIGNVQEKAMREHNAPSSEVVFYSYGLGFIYLFVIMLLTGNFFSGFAFCLAHPQETFGYGLLFSLSGYLGIQFVLALVRSSGAPLAATVTTARKAVTIAFSFLLFSKPFTLQYVWSGLIVVLGIYLNVYSKKNKLTFTDLRHRIKQMGAKLSRSPSRKFLVEV, encoded by the exons ATGGGAGCTGACAGCCAAGCTGGCAGTGGAAACAGCATTATCAGCATTAATAATGATACACACTCTACAACGACCACAGCGACAACGCAGCGGAAGCCTTCATCCGCTGTCAAGGCACAAAATGCTGAGCTGCATATATTATGCTTTGATCttagcaactacaacaagacGACGCAGTTCCTCTTGAGCTGTACCGGCGTCTTCGTCCTATACATCATATATGGCTATCTGCAAGAGCTAATCTTTACAGTGGAGGGCTTCAAGCCCTACGGCTGGTTTTTAACACTGGTGCAGTTTGCTTACTACATAATCTTCGGAATGGTAGAGCGTCGCTTGGAGGCATATAGAACAATGGGGGCTGGTGGTGCCATATGGACTGTACAACCCGCGCCACGTTGCATTCCCATACGCACCTATTTTGTGCTGGCAGCACTGACGCTCGGCACCATGGGCTTGTCCAACTCTAGTCTGGGTTATCTCAACTATCCCACGCAGGTGATATTCAAGTGTTGCAAGCTAATACCAGTGCTGGTGGGCAGCATTATTATACAAGGCAAGCGATATGGACCATTAGATTTTGCGGCTGCCTTGTCTATGTGCATCGGCCTGGCCTGGTTTACATTAGCCGATTCTCAGATGACGCCCAACTTCAATTCACTTGGGGTTGCGATGATATCAGGTGCACTTCTTTGCGACGCTGCCATTGGCAATGTACAGGAGAAGGCAATGCGCGAGCACAATGCACCCAGCAGCGAGGTTGTGTTCTATTCCTATGGCTTAGGCTTTATATATCTTTTTGTGATTATGTTGCTCACCGGCAACTTCTTCAGCGGATTTGCTTTCTGTCTTGCACATCCGCAGGAAACATTTGGTTATGGCCTTCTTTTTAGCCTGTCTGGCTACTTGGGCATACAATTTGTGCTAGCGCTGGTGCGAAGCAGTGGCGCTCCATTGGCTGCAACTGTAACCACCGCACGCAAGGCTGTGACCATCGCCTTTTCATTTCTGCTCTTCAGCAAGCCATTTACCTTGCA ATATGTCTGGTCTGGATTGATTGTGGTTCTCGGAATTTATCTTAATGTTTACAGCAAGAAGAACAAGCTGACATTTACTGACTTGAGGCATAGGATCAAGCAAATGGGCGCCAAGCTATCTCGTTCACCAAGTCGAAAATTCCTCGTTGAAGTATAA
- the LOC108600118 gene encoding proliferation-associated protein 2G4 encodes MADVEKEPEKTIAEDLVVTKYKLAGEIVNKTLKSLIGLCVADASVREICSQGDSLLTEETSKVYKKEKDLKKGIAFPTCLSVNNCVCHFSPSKNDADYTLKAGDLVKIDLGAHIDGFIAVAAHTVVVGAGADQKITGRQADVILAAYWAVQAALRLLKPGASNYNITDAVQQISESYKCKPIEGMLSHELKQFKIDGEKTIIQNPSEAQRKEHEKCTFDKHEVYAIDVIVSTGEGVGREKDTKVSIFKKSDENYMLKLKASRALLAEVKTKYGNMPFNIRSFEEETKARMGVVECVSHKMIEPFQVLYEKPTEIVAQFKHTVLLMPNGVNLVTGIPFNAENFVSEHNIAQAELKELVEQPLGPVKGKGKGKKAAAGSAATKVESAPAVETKA; translated from the exons atggcAGACGTAGAAAAGGAACCCGAGAAGACAATAGCGGAGGATTTAGTTGTtactaaatacaaattggcTGGCGAAATTGTTAACA AAACACTTAAATCGTTAATTGGACTCTGCGTAGCGGATGCCTCAGTGCGGGAAATATGCAGCCAGGGTGACAGTCTGCTGACTGAGGAAACCAGCAAA GTATACAAAAAAGAGAAGGATCTGAAGAAGGGTATTGCATTTCCGACATGCTTATCTGTCAACAACTGTGTCTGCCATTTTTCACCATCCAAGAACGATGCCGACTATACGCTCAAGGCTGGCGATCTTGTCAAAAT CGATCTGGGTGCGCATATTGATGGTTTTATCGCTGTAGCCGCTCATACTGTAGTTGTGGGCGCTGGCGCTGACCAGAAAATAACGGGACGCCAGGCTGATGTCATACTGGCTGCTTATTGGGCCGTTCAGGCTGCCTTGCGTCTGCTGAAACCCGGCGCTAGC AACTATAACATTACTGATGCCGTGCAACAGATCAGCGAGTCGTACAAGTGCAAGCCTATTGAAGGCATGCTCAGTCACGAGCTCAAGCAGTTCAAAATTGATGGTGAGAAGACGATTATACAGAATCCAAGCGAAGCGCAGCGCAAGGAGCATGAAAAGTGCACATTCGATAAGCACGAGGTCTATGCCATCGATGTTATTGTTAGCACCGGCGAGGGTGTG GGACGTGAGAAGGACACAAAGGTCTCCATATTCAAGAAGTCGGATGAGAACTATATGCTGAAACTGAAGGCATCGCGAGCGCTGCTTGCCGAAGTGAAAACCAAGTACGGTAACATGCCTTTCAACATCCGCAGCTTCGAGGAGGAGACTAAGGCACGCATGGGAGTCGTTGAGTGTGTTTCCCATAAAATGATTGAGCCTTTCCAAGTGCTGTATGAGAAGCCAA CTGAGATTGTGGCGCAGTTCAAGCATACTGTGCTGCTAATGCCCAATGGCGTCAATCTTGTTACCGGCATACCCTTCAACGCAGAGAACTTTGTCAGCGAACACAACATTGCGCAGGCTGAGCTCAAG GAGCTGGTTGAACAGCCTTTGGGACCCGTGAAAGGCAAGGGCAAGGGTAAgaaggctgctgctggcagcgctgcgacTAAAGTGGAATCGGCGCCGGCCGTTGAGACCAAGGCATAG